A single Notoacmeibacter ruber DNA region contains:
- the ubiB gene encoding 2-polyprenylphenol 6-hydroxylase, whose amino-acid sequence MTAIGAQLRLMRAGWIFAREGVVAALPGDQLDGMPRFFWRIGKSLARPRSHSRDRATRISRAIERLGPSYVKLGQFLATRPDIVGTELARDLSLLHDRMETFPVDQSRRTIEESIGRPCDELFVELRDPVAAASIAQVHPAILYGPDGRNHKVAVKVIRPGVRRRFYNDLESFFLAARMLERFVPATRRLHPVEIANTLAQTTRMEMDLRLEAAALSELAENTQDDPGFRTPAVDWERTGRDIVTMEWIDGIKLSDTERLRASGLDLSALAVCLIQSFLRHAMRDGFFHADMHPGNLFVEADGTLVAVDLGISGRLGNRERRFLADILYGFIIRDYRRVADVHFEAGYVPKRHDPASFAQAIRAIGEPIHGQSAETISMAKLLTLLFEVTELFDMETRTELIMLQKTMVTVEGVARTLDPHFNMWKAAEPVVRECLTMELGPQAILADMKDSGTALLALLRQAPENLRRAERMIDELEELIDGGLTVADESVERLSRAGSRFARAGRISLWIIAACAVWIAWQVT is encoded by the coding sequence GTGACGGCGATTGGCGCGCAGTTGAGGCTGATGCGGGCGGGCTGGATCTTCGCCCGTGAAGGTGTGGTGGCTGCGCTGCCGGGCGATCAGCTCGACGGGATGCCCCGTTTTTTCTGGCGCATCGGCAAAAGTCTGGCCCGGCCCCGCTCCCATAGCAGGGACAGGGCGACACGCATTTCGCGCGCGATAGAACGGCTCGGTCCGTCTTATGTGAAGCTCGGCCAGTTTCTCGCAACCCGGCCCGATATTGTCGGAACCGAACTCGCCCGTGACCTCTCTTTGCTGCATGACAGGATGGAGACCTTTCCGGTTGATCAGTCGCGGCGGACGATCGAAGAATCCATCGGCCGTCCGTGCGATGAGCTTTTCGTAGAGCTGCGCGATCCGGTTGCCGCGGCCTCCATCGCTCAGGTTCATCCGGCCATTCTCTACGGCCCCGATGGCCGCAATCACAAGGTAGCCGTCAAAGTCATCCGGCCGGGCGTCCGCCGCCGCTTTTACAATGATCTGGAGAGCTTCTTTCTGGCTGCGCGCATGCTGGAGCGCTTCGTTCCCGCAACTCGCCGCCTGCATCCTGTCGAGATTGCCAACACCTTGGCTCAGACCACCCGCATGGAGATGGATCTGAGGCTCGAAGCTGCCGCGCTCTCCGAACTGGCGGAGAACACGCAGGACGATCCGGGCTTCCGCACGCCGGCGGTGGACTGGGAGCGAACCGGCCGCGATATCGTCACTATGGAATGGATCGACGGCATCAAGTTGTCGGATACGGAGAGACTGCGCGCTTCCGGCCTCGATCTGTCGGCACTGGCCGTCTGTCTGATCCAGTCCTTCCTGCGTCACGCCATGCGCGACGGATTCTTCCATGCGGACATGCATCCCGGCAATCTTTTCGTCGAGGCGGACGGCACCCTCGTCGCTGTCGATCTGGGAATATCGGGACGGCTCGGCAACAGGGAGAGGCGGTTCCTCGCCGACATTCTCTACGGATTCATCATCCGCGATTATCGCCGGGTCGCCGACGTCCATTTCGAGGCGGGCTATGTGCCCAAAAGGCATGATCCGGCGAGCTTCGCACAGGCGATCCGGGCGATCGGCGAGCCGATCCACGGCCAGAGCGCCGAGACCATTTCCATGGCCAAGCTTCTGACGCTTCTGTTCGAAGTGACGGAACTGTTCGACATGGAGACGCGCACCGAACTGATCATGCTGCAAAAGACGATGGTGACGGTCGAGGGCGTCGCGCGGACGCTCGATCCGCATTTCAACATGTGGAAGGCGGCCGAGCCGGTGGTGCGTGAATGCCTCACCATGGAGCTTGGACCGCAGGCGATTCTCGCGGACATGAAGGATAGCGGGACGGCGCTCCTGGCCCTGCTGCGGCAGGCGCCTGAAAATCTGCGCCGCGCCGAACGCATGATCGACGAACTCGAGGAGTTGATCGATGGCGGTCTGACCGTCGCCGATGAATCGGTCGAGCGCCTGAGCCGCGCGGGATCGCGGTTCGCACGGGCCGGGCGAATTTCCCTTTGGATCATCGCCGCCTGCGCGGTCTGGATCGCCTGGCAGGTCACCTGA
- the ubiE gene encoding bifunctional demethylmenaquinone methyltransferase/2-methoxy-6-polyprenyl-1,4-benzoquinol methylase UbiE, producing MSTDRTTAAGGMETSYGFRKVGEDQKQAMVDTVFHTVARRYDLMNDMMSMGMHRAWKDAMVSWLNPSRRPGWSSLDVAGGTGDIAFRIVEASRRNAHVTVLDINGSMLEVGAERAAKAGLLDRLNFVETNAEQLPFEDETFDAYTIAFGIRNVPHIDRALAEAWRVLKPGGRFLCLEFSEVDMPVLEKIYEQWSFRVIPQMGRMITGDAEPYQYLVESIRKFPRQSEFAAMIEKAGFERATWRDYSGGIAACHSGWKL from the coding sequence ATGTCGACAGATCGCACGACCGCCGCGGGCGGCATGGAAACCTCTTATGGGTTTCGAAAGGTGGGCGAAGACCAGAAGCAGGCGATGGTCGATACGGTGTTTCATACCGTTGCCCGCCGCTACGATCTGATGAACGACATGATGAGCATGGGCATGCACAGAGCGTGGAAAGACGCCATGGTATCCTGGCTCAATCCCAGCCGGCGGCCGGGTTGGTCGTCGCTGGACGTGGCCGGCGGAACGGGCGATATCGCCTTTCGCATTGTCGAAGCCTCGCGGCGCAATGCCCATGTAACCGTCCTCGACATCAATGGTTCGATGCTTGAGGTCGGGGCGGAACGCGCCGCCAAGGCAGGGCTCCTCGACAGGTTGAACTTTGTCGAGACCAATGCGGAGCAATTGCCGTTCGAAGACGAGACATTCGATGCCTACACGATCGCGTTTGGTATCCGGAACGTGCCGCATATCGATCGCGCCCTTGCCGAAGCCTGGCGTGTGTTGAAGCCCGGCGGCCGCTTTCTATGCCTTGAATTTTCGGAAGTCGATATGCCGGTCCTTGAGAAGATTTACGAGCAATGGTCGTTTCGGGTCATTCCGCAAATGGGCCGCATGATTACCGGAGACGCTGAGCCCTATCAGTATCTGGTGGAAAGCATTCGGAAATTTCCCCGGCAGAGCGAGTTTGCGGCCATGATCGAAAAGGCCGGTTTCGAGCGGGCCACATGGCGTGATTATTCGGGCGGCATCGCGGCCTGTCATTCCGGCTGGAAGCTCTGA
- the coaBC gene encoding bifunctional phosphopantothenoylcysteine decarboxylase/phosphopantothenate--cysteine ligase CoaBC produces the protein MASITIRNIEDDVKQAIRVRAAENGRSVEEELRTVLRDLAVAGSSEQVSAFQPQTIGHDAATRKTLLQSSGLAGKSMLLIIGGGVAAYKSLDLIRRLKERGGDVTVIMTEAAQHFVTAMSASALADGQCHTDLWDRQSEFDVGHIRLARTADLVIVAPATADRLAKMVTGIADDLAGAVLLASRAPLLLAPAMNPAMWEHSATRRNVAQLQKDGAQFIGPEIGEMAEKGEAGRGRMAEPTTIAEEAAHMFSPLVSERPLAGRHVIVTSGPTHEPIDPVRYIANRSSGRQGHAIAAACARAGARVTLVSGPVDLSDPPGCEVVSVQTAEEMRAEVEKALPADIAIFVAAVADYRAARIAEQKTKKSEGGLTKLKLTENPDILASIARHENQRPALVVGFAAETRDVEVYAEEKRVRKGADLIVANDVSHDSGIGGKGGVMGGTRNRVAIASADGVEKWPEMTKDEVAERLVLAIAARLGV, from the coding sequence ATGGCAAGCATAACGATCCGCAATATCGAGGACGACGTCAAACAGGCGATCCGTGTCCGCGCCGCCGAAAACGGCCGCTCCGTCGAAGAAGAACTACGAACGGTGCTGCGCGATCTGGCGGTCGCTGGGTCTTCTGAGCAGGTTTCAGCGTTTCAGCCGCAAACGATAGGGCACGATGCCGCCACTCGAAAGACCTTGCTGCAATCGAGCGGGCTCGCCGGCAAATCCATGCTGCTGATTATCGGGGGCGGCGTGGCGGCCTACAAGTCGCTTGATCTGATCCGCCGGCTCAAGGAGCGGGGCGGGGACGTCACCGTGATCATGACGGAAGCCGCGCAACACTTCGTCACGGCGATGTCAGCATCGGCTTTGGCGGATGGTCAGTGTCATACCGATCTGTGGGATCGGCAAAGCGAGTTCGATGTCGGTCATATCCGTCTGGCACGCACCGCCGATCTCGTCATTGTCGCCCCAGCGACAGCCGATCGTCTGGCCAAGATGGTGACGGGCATTGCGGACGATCTGGCTGGCGCCGTCCTTCTGGCGAGTCGCGCCCCGCTGCTGCTCGCTCCCGCCATGAATCCGGCAATGTGGGAGCACTCCGCGACTCGTCGGAATGTCGCCCAGCTTCAAAAGGATGGTGCCCAATTCATCGGTCCAGAAATCGGTGAGATGGCAGAAAAAGGCGAAGCCGGTCGCGGCCGAATGGCCGAACCGACCACCATCGCCGAAGAGGCGGCGCATATGTTTTCGCCGCTCGTCTCGGAAAGGCCCCTTGCGGGACGGCACGTCATCGTGACGTCCGGTCCAACGCACGAGCCGATTGATCCGGTTCGCTACATCGCCAATCGGTCGTCGGGCCGGCAGGGCCATGCCATTGCCGCCGCTTGCGCTCGTGCCGGCGCACGCGTGACGCTTGTCTCCGGGCCCGTCGATCTTTCCGATCCGCCGGGGTGCGAGGTCGTTTCCGTTCAGACAGCGGAGGAAATGAGGGCGGAAGTGGAAAAGGCCCTTCCGGCCGACATTGCGATCTTCGTGGCGGCCGTCGCCGACTATCGTGCGGCCCGCATTGCGGAACAGAAGACAAAGAAGAGCGAAGGCGGACTCACCAAGCTCAAACTGACGGAAAATCCGGACATATTGGCGTCGATTGCCCGACACGAAAATCAGCGCCCGGCTCTCGTTGTCGGTTTCGCGGCGGAAACGCGCGACGTGGAAGTTTATGCCGAGGAAAAGCGCGTCCGGAAAGGCGCCGACCTCATCGTGGCCAATGATGTGAGCCACGATAGCGGCATCGGCGGCAAGGGGGGCGTCATGGGCGGCACCCGCAATCGTGTCGCGATTGCCAGCGCGGACGGCGTGGAGAAGTGGCCGGAGATGACCAAGGACGAGGTCGCCGAGCGGCTGGTTCTTGCCATCGCCGCCCGGCTTGGAGTTTGA
- a CDS encoding retropepsin-like aspartic protease family protein, protein MAFCVAAIALAIAYAAPELVQRQIDRMGATEGEDETARPISVSSAQSTTSKPILNGWDRRHVMNADTSGHYRDTFRLNGKPLQAMIDTGATHVAINQSMARQLGLQLIPADFSQEVQTANGVALVALSTLHSVEIGPIRRENVPVVVMPDRALTTPLIGMSFLGQLKFQMSAGTLELQG, encoded by the coding sequence ATGGCTTTTTGCGTCGCCGCCATTGCCCTGGCAATCGCCTATGCCGCTCCGGAACTCGTGCAGCGCCAGATCGACCGAATGGGTGCGACTGAAGGTGAAGACGAGACGGCTCGGCCGATTTCCGTTTCGTCGGCGCAGAGCACAACGTCAAAGCCGATCCTGAACGGATGGGATCGGCGGCATGTCATGAACGCCGATACGAGCGGACATTATCGCGACACCTTCCGGCTGAACGGCAAGCCTCTTCAGGCCATGATCGATACCGGCGCAACGCATGTGGCGATTAATCAGAGCATGGCCCGGCAACTCGGACTGCAGCTCATTCCGGCGGATTTTTCGCAGGAAGTGCAAACGGCGAACGGCGTTGCCCTGGTTGCGCTGAGTACGCTCCACAGCGTCGAGATCGGACCGATCCGAAGAGAGAATGTGCCCGTGGTCGTCATGCCTGACAGAGCGCTGACAACGCCGCTTATCGGCATGAGCTTTCTCGGCCAGCTGAAATTCCAGATGTCGGCAGGTACCCTCGAACTTCAGGGTTGA
- a CDS encoding pirin family protein: MSIRPVKSLSGTQTHMEGAGVQLERVFGFGDPSLTDPFLMMDDFRNDDPRLYSAGFPWHPHRGIETITYVLAGTVDHADSLGNNGSLGAGDVQWMTAGSGIMHQEMPKGDTSGKMHGFQLWANLPRDQKMTTPRYQDITSADIPVEIDDDGTTVRVVCGSFWGKKGPVDGIAADPQYLDISVPPGVRKVLPIDTYRSAFAYIFAGSATFRDASKPFGVLVEKEVDGKEIHLRDMSGDRTLVVFDTGDEIVVQAGDEGVRFLLVTGKPIQEPVAWHGPIVMNTREEIMEAVRDLRSGNFIREGATGL; the protein is encoded by the coding sequence ATGTCCATTCGGCCCGTCAAATCACTGTCCGGCACCCAGACCCATATGGAAGGCGCCGGCGTTCAGCTCGAGCGGGTCTTCGGCTTCGGAGACCCGTCCTTGACCGATCCGTTCCTGATGATGGACGATTTTAGAAATGATGATCCCAGGCTTTATTCGGCAGGGTTTCCATGGCATCCGCACCGCGGCATCGAGACCATCACCTATGTTCTGGCCGGCACGGTCGACCACGCCGACAGCCTCGGGAACAATGGCAGTCTCGGCGCTGGCGACGTGCAGTGGATGACGGCCGGATCGGGCATCATGCACCAGGAAATGCCGAAGGGTGACACGTCGGGCAAGATGCACGGTTTCCAGCTCTGGGCAAACTTGCCGCGTGATCAGAAGATGACGACGCCGCGCTATCAGGACATAACAAGCGCCGATATCCCCGTTGAGATAGACGATGACGGAACGACCGTTCGTGTCGTCTGCGGCTCCTTCTGGGGCAAGAAAGGCCCGGTCGACGGCATCGCCGCCGATCCCCAATATCTCGACATTTCGGTGCCGCCCGGTGTGCGCAAAGTGCTGCCGATCGACACCTATCGCTCCGCTTTCGCCTATATTTTCGCCGGCTCGGCCACGTTCCGCGATGCGAGCAAACCTTTTGGCGTGCTGGTCGAGAAGGAAGTCGACGGCAAGGAGATCCACCTGCGGGACATGAGCGGCGATCGCACGCTTGTCGTGTTCGATACGGGAGATGAAATCGTCGTACAGGCGGGTGACGAGGGTGTCCGCTTCCTGCTTGTGACCGGCAAGCCGATCCAGGAACCGGTCGCCTGGCATGGACCGATCGTCATGAATACCCGCGAGGAAATCATGGAAGCAGTCCGCGATCTGCGAAGCGGTAACTTCATCCGCGAGGGCGCGACAGGACTTTGA